Below is a window of Bradyrhizobium sp. SZCCHNS1050 DNA.
TCAGGCTGCGGAAACCGACACCACCATCCGCGTGGAACCGTTGCCGGCCATCGTCAGCGACCGCCTGGCGCTGGAGCAGATCTTCTCCAACCTGATCGACAACGCCATCAAATATCTCAAGCCGGGCGTTCCCGGCGACATCGCCATTCGCGCCCGTACCAAGCTCGGTTTTGCCATCTTCGAGGTTACGGACAACGGCCGGGGGATTGATCCCAGGGATCATCAACGTATCTTTGATCTGTTCCGTCGCGCCGGGACCCAGGACCGTCCGGGTCAGGGGATTGGATTGGCGCATGTCCGCGCGCTGGTGCGTCGGCTCGGCGGAACCATGTCGGTCGCGTCGGAGCTCGACCAGGGCAGCACGTTCACCATCACGCTCCCGATCAACTGGAACGCCTCAAACCGGAACTCAGACCGATGACCATGCCCGTGACGATCATCATGATCGAGGACGACGAAGGCCACGCCCGCCTGATCGAGCGCAATATCCGCCGGTCCGGCGTCAACAACGAGATCAAGCCGTTCACCAATGGTACAGATGCCGTGAAGTATCTGCTGGGTGCTGACGGCACCGGCCTCGATCACAAGGGGCACGCATTGCTGATCCTGCTCGACCTGAACCTGCCGGACATGACCGGCATCGACATCCTCAAGATGGTCAAGCAGAACAGTTTCCTGAAGAGCGCGCCGGTGGTCATCCTCACCACGACGGATGACTCGCAGGAGATCAAGCGCTGCTACGAACTCGGCTGCAACGTCTACATCACCAAGCCGGTCAACTACGAAAGCTTCGCCAACGCCATTCGCCAACTCGGCCTGTTCTTCTCCGTCATCCAGGTTCCGCCCGCCGCATGAGCTCCGCCGCCCCCACGCTGCTCTATATCGACGACGACGCAGCGCTGGCGCGGCTGGTCGAGCGCGGGCTCAAGCGATTGGGCTTCACGGTGGAACACGCCGCCGACGGCAGCGCGGGCTTGCAGCGGCTGGAGCGCGGCGGCATCGACGTCGTGGCGCTCGACCAGTACATGCCAGGCTTCGACGGACTCGAGACGCTGGAGCGCATCATGGCGCTGCCCGAACCGCCGCCGGTGGTGTTCGTCACCGCCTCACAGGATTCCAAGATCGCGGTCACGGCCCTGAAGGCCGGCGCGGCCGACTACCTCGTCAAGGACGTGCAGGGCGAGTTCATTCCCCTGCTGCAGGTCGCGGCCGAAGGCGCGGTGCGCCAGGCCCGGCTGCAGAAGGCCCGCGACGAGGCGGAGGCGGAAGTGCGGGCGTCACGCGACCGCTACGCGGCGCTGGCGGCCGAGCGCGAGGTCCTGCTGCGCGAGGTCAATCACCGCGTCGGCAATTCGCTGCAGATCATCGCCTCGCTGCTACATCTTCAGGCCAACTCCAGCACCCAGGACGACGTCAAGGCCGCGCTCACCAATGCAATGGGCCGCGTCGCCGCCGTGGCGCAGGTGCATCGCCGCCTCTACACGTCTCAGGATCTCAAGAGCGTGCTGCTCAACCAGTATCTGGATTCGCTGCTCGACGACCTGCGCCGCTCGGCGGAGGGCAACCGGATGTCGCGGCTGACCCTGAAGGCGGAACCGGTCGAGATCGACCCGGATCGCGCGGTCGCGATCGGCATCGTCGTCAACGAGCTGGTCATGAACGCGGTCAAATACGCCTACCCCGATGGGCCGGGCCCAATCCATGTCGAGCTGAAGCTTGCAGGTGAGGACATCGTGCTGTCGATCGCCGACAACGGCGTCGGCCTCAACGCAACCAGCGATCCGCGCTCGACCGGCATGGGCCAGCGCATCGTCAGCGCCATGGCGACCAAGCTCGACGCCACCGTCGGCCCCGATCCGAGCCATGCCGGCACCAGGATCGTGGTCCGCTTCCGCCTCGAAAAAGATGCTCCCAAGCCCGCGGCTGCCGCGGTCGGCTGAGCCGACGCAGCCGGCACGCAACCATCGCGCGCCCGGCATCGGCCTGCTATGCTGATCCCATGAATACGCGCGACTCTGCAGCGTCCGAGATTACGCCCGAGGTCCTGCTGCGTGCCTATGCCTGCGGCATCTTCCCGATGGCCGAAAGTGCCGACGACCCGACCTTGTTCTGGGTCGAGCCGGAGCTGCGCGGCGTCATTCCGCTCGACGGCTTTCGCGTCGCCTCGCGCCTTGCGCGCACGGTCCGGTCGGACGCCTTCGCCGTGACCGTGAACCAGGCGTTCAAGGCGGTGATGGATGGCTGCGCCGAGCCGCAGCCTGGCCGCGAGGACACCTGGATCAACAAGCGTATCCGCGAACTCTACACCGGCCTCCACGCGCTTGGCCATTGCCACAGCGTCGAATGCTGGCAGGATGGCGAGCTGGTGGGCGGCCTCTACGGCGTCAGCCTGGGCCGCGCCTTCTTCGGCGAGAGCATGTTTCACCGCACCCGCGACGCCTCGAAGGTCGCGCTCGTGCATCTCGTCGCGCGGCTGATCGCCGGGGGCTTCGAGCTGCTCGACACCCAATACGTCACCGAGCACCTCAAGACCTTCGGCGCCGTCGAGATCCCGCGCCGGCGCTACACCGTGCTGCTCGAAAAGGCCCTGAGGGGGCCGGCCGCCAATTTCGCCAGGCTGGCGGTTGATCGGCCGATCTCGGGCACCGAGGCACTCGCGATCATCGCAGCGCGCGGCTGAGCGAGGTTATCTGAACACTCCGCCGAACGGTCCACCCGCCTGGGGCGGCGGCGGTGGTGGCGGCACCTGCTGGGTCTGATTCTGCTGCGGCGGCGATGGCGGCCTGGGCGCCGCCTGCCGCTGCTGCGGCGGACGCTTTTGCGCAGGCTGCGGCGCCGCGGCCGGCTTCTGATCCGGCGCGGCGGCGCTGATGACCGTGGTCTGCGGCTCTTTGCAGTCAACCAGCCAGATGTCGTAGATCGGGTGCTCGACGCCGTGCAGACCGGGGCTGGCCGCGAACATCCAGCCCGAGAAGATGCGCTTCACCTCGCCCTGCAAGGTGATCTCGTCGACCTGCACGAACGCGTCGGTGTTGGCGGCCTCGGTGGCTGGCCTCGTGTAGCAGGCGTCGGTCTTTACCCGGAGCGCCCCGAACTGCACGGTCTCGCCGATATCCTCGTCGAAATTGATGATGCGGCCGGTGATCTTGTCGAGCCCGGAGAAGCTCGCCTTCTTGTTGACGATCTTCTGCGCCGGCGGTTCGGTCACGACCTCGTCGCCCGGCTGGATGGTGGCCGGGGTCTGCGGTACCGCGCCGTTCGGCGGGATCGCTGCATTCTGGGGTGCGCCGCGTGGCGGTGCCTGCCGCTGACCAGGCGCAGCCCCCGGCTGGCCGGGTGGCGGCACGGCCGCAACCGGAGGATTGTTCTGTGGCAGGATCGTCGTTCCCGGCGGCGGCGCCAGCGGCTGGGATTGGACCGGACCCGGCAGGGCGGCGCCCTGCCCTGGCGGCGGACGGGTTGGCGCCGGCAGCACCCGGCCCTGCGGCAGCTCCGGGATCTCCTCCTCTTCCTCAGGAGGCGGAATCGGCTCGCCACGGCGCGGAATGTTGCCCGGCGGGCGCGGAACGGGATCGGAGAAAATGGTACCGATCTGCGCGCGCGCCGGCACGGACAGCGTGAGGGATGTGGCGGCCAGCAATGCCGCGATACCGGTCAGGACGATTGTTCGGTGCATCTCGCGCGGCTTTATCAGGCGAATCGGGGTTCGGGACAATCAAATCGCGTCATGACCCATCCGCCGCTCTCGATCAGCCCTCCCGTTAACATGTCGAATACGGCGGGGGAAGGGCGAGCTGCCAGCACTCCGCGTGCTGGTCAGCCGGTTCTTCCAATGAGATAGTCGTGATCAAGAGCCGGATCGGAACCGGCGCCAAAGGGAAGGAAATCGATGTCTGATTCGATCCGTCTCGACGGCCGAGTGGCCGTCGTTACCGGCGCGGCCGGCGTCATCGGCGCCGCGACCATGCGGCTGCTGGCCGCGCGCGGGGCCCGCATCGTCGCCGTGGACCGGCGCGAGGCCGATCTCGCCGCCGCGACGGCCGCCCTGCCGGCGAGCGCCGAGGCGCTCGCCGTGGCCGCCGACGTCACCAACGAGGACCAGGTCGCGGCTTATGTGCGACAAGCGTGCGATCGGTTCGGCACCATCGACGTGTTCTTCAACAATGCCGGCATCGAAGGCGAGATCAAGCCGATCACCGCATATCCGCTGGAGGCGTTCCGTCGCGTGCTCGACGTCAACGTCGTCGGCGTCTTCCTCGGCCTCAAGCACGTGCTGCCGGTGATGCTGAAGCAGAACCGCGGCTCGATCATCAACACCGCCTCGATCGCAGGCCTGATCGGCTCGCCGCAGATCGCCGTCTACAGCGCCAGCAAGCACGCGGTCATCGGCCTGACCAAGAGCGCGTCCTGGGAGTGCACCGGCACCAATGTCCGTGTGAACTGCATCTGCCCCGGGCTGATCGAGAGCCGCATGCTGAGCGCGATCATCGAAGGGCGCAGCGGCGCCGCGGTTCCGGCCGACAAGGTGGTCGATCGCGTCCCCGCGCGCCGGCTCGGCCAGGGCGCGGAGGTCGCCTCGATCGTCGCCTTCCTCGCCTCCGACGATGCCAGCTACGTCTCCGGCGCGGCCTACACCGTCGATGGCGGCCGCACCGCCGCCTGACGTCCCTTCAACTTGACCGTCTTTCAACCCGACAGGTTTTTGCAATGCCCGTGCAACTCGATGCCGATGCCGCTGCCGTCTACAAAGCATTTCAGGAGGCCGGTCGGCCGGCCTATGAGACGCTGACACCACAGGAGGCGCGGGACTACTACCTGGCCGCGCGCGTCGTGAGCAATCCCGAGCCGCCCGAGCTTGCGGACGTCAAGGACCTCGCCATCCCTGCCCCGCATGGCACAATCCCGGCACGGCTCTATCGGCCAAGGACGGTGCGGCAGAACAACGGTCTTGCACCAGGATTGGTGTTCTATCACGGCGGCGGCTGGGTGATCGGCAATCTGGAGTCGCATGACGTGGTCTGCCGCGCGCTGGCGCACGAAGGCGAACTGATCGTGATCTCGGTCGACTACCGCCTCGCGCCCGAGCACAAGTTTCCGGCCGCGGTCGACGACGCCGCCGCGGCCATACGATGGATCGCCGACAATGCCGCCGCGCTCGGCATCGATGCCGCCAGGCTCAGCGTCGGCGGCGATTCCGCCGGCGGCAATCTCGCCGCCGTCGTCGCGCTCTTGGCGCGTGACGGCAAGGGCCCGAAGCTCTCAGGCCAGGTGCTGATCTATCCGGCCACCGACTTTTCGATGAGCCATCCCTCGCACAGCGAGCCCGAGACCAGCGTGCTGCTGACGCATTCGGTGATCCGCTGGTTTCGCGACCATTATCTCAACAGTGCCGCCGACATCCACGATTGGCGGGCCTCCCCGGCGAAGGCGGAAACCCTAGCCGGGCTACCGCCCGCCTATGTGCTCACGGCCGGCGCCGATCCGCTGCGCGACGAGGGCGACGACTACGCGCGCCGCTTGCGCGAGGCCGGCGTGCCGGTGACGCATCGCAACCATCCCGGCCAATTCCACGGCTTCTTCACGATGGGCAAGCTGCTCGACCAGGCCAATGTCGCCGCACGCGACATCGGCGCCTGGCTGAAGCAGCTCGACCGGCCCGGTGGCATCTGAGCGTTACCGCGCTGAGCTCAGAACGCACCGACCCGCGAGTTCGCGGGTCGTGCTCACATGCGGCCGAAGTCGTCGCGTGTGAGATCGGCTTGCTCGCGCTCGAGCAGCAGCTACATCCCGCGCAAGCCGGCCGGGACGACTGGACAGCTCACATTTCATTCCTCGCAGCAGGAGACTCCCACATGAAGACCGTGAACCTCGCCGACAAGCTGAGCCAATTCTCAGGCCATTGGGACCCGCACGTGGTCGCGGACTACAACGACAATGACGTGATGGTCGTGAAGTTCATGGGAGAATTCCCGTTCCACAAGCATGACACGACGGATGACTTCTTCCTGGTCCTGGAAGGCGAGATGGAGATGGACATTCAGGGGCAGCCGTCGCGGACGGTGAAGGCCGGCGAGTTGTTCGTCGTCCCCAAAGGGGTCGTCCACCGGCCGCGCGCGGCCAAGGAGGTCAAGGTGCTCCTGATCGAACCCAAGGGCGAACCGAACTCCGGCGACTCCGACCGGGTGCCCGCGCCCAAGCCGCGCATCTGACTCGCCGGAAGGCGTCAGACCTTCGGGCCTCCGCGAGCTTGAGATATCATTCAGAGCGGACAGGTGAGCAGGATAAACATGGAGCCAACTCTGGAGATTGCGCTGGCTTGGTTCAAGCCCGAAGAGTGGGAGGACATCAGGCGGATCTGCCCGGATCTGCACGACACTTATGAAGAATGGCTGGCCAGCGCTCAGGAGGTCATCGACACGATCGGCAGTCGCCCGGACGAGCGGATCGTGAAAGTGATCCTGACCGCGGCCGAGCTTCGGAAATGGCAACGTGCGACAGGCCGCAAAGTCGATGGCAGGGTTCGCTCACAGCTTGCCGCCAGGCGCGCGCGCAAGATCCGCAACGAGTCCCCACAGCCGGCTCCCGAGCCCCGTTCTGGCTCAGAAGGCAGTCGCTGACGCTTGTCGCTCAGTTCGCTCAGGCGGGCCACGGCAAGTTCTGAGGGCGCAACGGCCGCCCATGCAGCGAACGAAGCGGAGCATCGCCGAAATGTCCGCTGTTCTTGCGCTGCAACCGAGATAGTGTCCCGTCGCCCGCAAGGACGGCTTATGGCCGTCTGGCAGGCCCCTCCTCCAATAGGATCGCCCCGATGTTCGACCGCTTGACCCGCCAGCCCGAGGATCCCCTGCTCGCTCTGATCGGCATCTTCAAGGCTGACCCGAGAGCCGACAAGGTCGATCTCGGCGTCGGCGTGTATCGCGACGAGGCCGGCCATTCGCCGATCTTCCGCGCTGTGAAAGCTGCGGAGCGCATCATCTGGGAGAGCCAGGACAGCAAGAGCTATGTGGCGCCGGAAGGCGACCAGCTCTTCCTCGACCTGTTGTGGTCGCTCGTCGGCGGCCCCGCGCCCTCGGTCCATGCCGCAGGCGTGCAGACCCCGGGCGGCTCGGGTGCGCTCCGCCTCGCCGCCGATTTGATCCGCCAGGCCGGCACCGGCAAGATCTGGCTCGGACTGCCGAGCTGGCCCAACCACGCCGGCATCTTCGCCGCGGCGGGGCTCGAGGTCGAGACCTATCCCTACTTCGACGTTCCGTCGCAGACGCTGCAGCTCGACCGCATGCTGGAGGCGCTGCAGCGCGCCGCGCCCGGCGACGCCGTCCTGATCCACGCCTCCTGCCACAACCCGACCGGCGCCCCGCTCAGCACCGAGGACTTTGCGCGCATCACCGCCGTGATGGCCGCGCGTGGCCTCGTGCCGCTGATCGACTCCGCTTATCAGGGTTTTGGCGCCGGTCTCGAGGGCGATGCCGCCGGCCTGCGGGCAATGGTCGCGGCCGTGCCCGAGGCGCTGCTGGCGGTGTCCTGCTCGAAGTCCTTCGGACTCTACCGCGAGCGGACCGGCGCGCTCTACGCCGTCGCCTCGGCACAGGCCGCAGCCGAGACCGCGCGCTCCAATCTCGTCTCCATCGCCCGCACCAGCTATTCGATGCCGCCCGACCATGGCTCGGCGATCGTCAAGACGATTCTCGACACGCCGGACCTCTATGCCGACTGGAGCAGCGAGCTCGAGACGATGCGCCAGCGCCTCGCCGCGCTGCGCCGCTCTTTTGCCGAGGCGCTCGGCGGGCGCTGGTCCAACACGATCGCGATCGGCGTCCAGGAAGGCATGTTCTCGCTGCTGCCGGTGACGCCGGCCGAGGTCATGACTTTGCGCGAAAAGCACGGCGTGTACATGCCGACCTCGGGCCGCATCAACATTGCAGGCCTGAAGCTCGCCGACGTCGCGCGCGTTGCCGGCCTGTTCAAGTCGCTTTGAAACATCGCCTGCAAGGATCAAGGCCGTGACAGAGATCGTCGCTCAGGAGCGGCACAAGCTCTACGAGGACGCGATGGCGCTGACGCTGGGCACGCTGTTCGTGTCGCTCGGCATGCTGATCTACAGCAAGACGGTGCTGCTGGTCGGCAGCACCGCCGGTCTGTCGCTGCTGTTGAGCTACATCAGCGGCTATGGTTTCGGCGTCAGCTTCTTCCTGATCAATCTGCCGTTCTATGCGTTGGCCGTCCGGCGCATGGGCTGGCCGTTCACGATCCGCACCTTTGTCGCGGTCGGGCTCGTCGCCCTGTTCTCACGGCTGACGACGTCATGGATCGACATCAGCCATATCGATCCGATCTATGCCACTGTAATCGGCGCCGGCCTGACCGGGACCGGCCTGTTGATGCTGTTCCGGCATCGCACCGGGCTTGGCGGGATCAACATTCTGGCGCTGTATCTGCAGGAGCACTGGAAGATCCGCGCCGGCTATTTCCAGCTCGCCGTCGATTTCCTCATCATGATCGCCGCGTTCTTCGTCATCCCCGTGAACCGGCTGGCGCTGTCGATCCTCGGCATCGTGATCGTCAACGTCATCATCGCGATCAACCACAAGCCGGGGCGCTATATGGCGCTGAGCTGAACGGCCGAGCTCCAAGCGCAAGGTCGATCTGCGCTCGGATAGCCCCACCGTGACACGCGCCGGATGCCGCACGAGTGCGCTGCACCTTGCCAGACGGCGCATTCCGTGGGATGAAAGCTCTGGTATGCCAGCAACCGAGGCAATGGGTTACCGCATCCGTCCGCTCCTGCCGGACGCCTGACGGACTCGTCGGTACGGCTGGATCGCCAACAAGAAACGCGAACGCAAAATCTCGAACCGATCTCTGGGGACGACCAAGGTATGGCACGCAACATTCTGATTCTCGGGGCCTCCTACGGCTCCCTCCTCGGCACCAAGCTGCTGATGGCCGGCCACAACGTGACGCTGGTCTGCCGCAAGAAGACAGCCGAGCTGATCAACCGCGACGGCACGGAAGTCCGCATCAAGCTGCGCGACGATCCGGCGCATCGCTCGATCTTCTCGCGCGACCTGCCGGGCAAGCTCGACGCGGCCACGCCCGATAGCGTCGACCTGTCGCGCTACGACCTGGTCGGTCTTGCGATGCAGGAGCCGCAGTACACCAACCACACCATTCGCGTGCTGATGGTGAAGATCGCCGAGGCCAAGCTGCCGTGCCTCTCGATCATGAACATGCCGCCGCTGCCCTATCTCAAGCGCATCCCGGCGCTCGCCAACGTCGACCTCGACGAGGCCTACACCAATCCCGCGGTGTGGGAACGCTTCACGCCCGGGCTGGTCACGCTGTGCTCGCCGGATCCGCAGGCCTTCCGTCCGCCGGAGGAAGCCGCCAACGTGCTGCATGTCGGCCTGCCGACCAACTTCAAGGCCGCCGCGTTCGAGGACGAGACGCACAACGCGTTGCTCCGCGAGCTGGAGCGCGACATCGACGCGGTCAGGCTCGACGGCCAGGACGTGCCCGTGAAGCTGAAGGTGTTCGACTCGCTGTTCGTGCCGCTGGCGAAGTGGTCGATGCTGCTCACCGGCAACTACCGCTGCATCACCCGCGGTGAACCGCAGGCGATCCGCGATGCCGTGCATAGCAATCTCGCCCAGTCGAAATCGATCTACGAGCATGTCGATGCCATCGCCCGCAAGCTCGGCGCCGATCCGAGCGACCAGGTGCCGTTCGAGAAATACGCCAAGGCGGCCGAGAGCCTGCTCAAGCCGTCGTCGGCCGCGCGCGCCGTCGCCGCGGGCGCGCCGTTCATCGAACGCGTCGACCTTCTGGTGAAGCTGATCTCGCAGCAGCTCGGCATGCCCAACCCCGACATCGAGCAGACGGTGCAGACGGTCGACTTCAAGCTCAACGAGAAGATCGTGGTCGGCGGCTCCAGCGCGCAGTGATGCGCAGGCGCCGACATCGTCCGTAACCAGATGTGACTTTGCATGAACGCGCGGCCGACGCATGGTTCGCGCGTTCATTGATTCCCATCGTTCGGAATGAAGATGCCGTCCTTCGGGCCTCTCGCTTTTCCTCTGCAGGCCCTGAGCTGGCTCGGCAATCAGGGCACCCGCGCCATCGTCGCGGTTCTGCTGGCGGCAATCGCCGTGCCGCCGCTGGGCGAGCTGGCGCGGCCCTACGTCACACAGGCGATCTTCCTGCTGCTCTGCATCTCCTTCATGCGCGTCGACGTCGCGATGCTAACAGCGCATCTGCGCCGCCCGCTGCTGGTGGTGGCCGCGACCGCATGGACCACGATCGCCGTGCCGACGCTGGTCGGCACGATTGGACGCATCGCCGGCGTCGATGCCACCGCGCCCGACCTGTATCTCGCGCTGATGCTGCAGGGGACGGCCTCGCCGATGATGGCCTCGCCCGCACTCGCCGCGCTGATGGGGCTCGACGCGACGCTGGTTCTCATCACGCTGGTGACCTCGACCGCGCTGGTGCCGCTGACGGCGCCGCTGTTCGCCTATGTGTTTTTGGGTGAGACATTGTCACTGTCTCCGGCCGCGCTCGGGCTGAAGCTCGCCGCCATCCTTGCGGGCGCCCTGGCGGCGGCCGCCGCGATCCGCCTTGCCCTCGGCATCGCGACGATCCGCCGCCACCGCGCGCCGATCGACGGCGTCAACGTCCTCATCCTGTTCGTGTTCGCGTCCGCCATCATGGCCCATTTCCTGGCCGACCTGGCCGCCAGCCCGTTCCGCATGCTGGGACTGGCGCTGCTCGCCTTCACCGTGTTCTTCCTGTTGCTTGGTACCACGATGCTGCTGTTTCGCGGCGCGGGGCGCGAACGCGCGATGGCGCTCGGCATGATGGTGTCGCTACGCAACATGGGGCTGATGCTCGCGGCGACCGAGGGCGCGATCCCCGGCACCACCTGGCTGTATTTCGCGATGAGCCAGTTCCCGATCCACCTTGCGCCGCAACTGTTGCGCCCGCTCGCCGAGCGCCTGCGTCCAAGGCCGCTTCCATCGGGCGGGACCGATCACGGCTTGATCAATCCTGCATCGGAATGAGGCAGAGCAGCAACGGCATGCGGCCGTTCCGGCATGACACGACGGCGAGCCGCTTACTATCAAGGCCGACATGGTTGTTGCTGGCGTGCAAGGCCGGCGCTACGCTCCGTGCCTGTTGGTGCAGGAGGATTATGTGACCACGTCAGACGATCAGAAAATTTCCGAAGACCGCCGCGATGCGCTGCGCTACGCGCTCGCCATCGGCTCCGGTGCCGCGCTTGCGTCCGCCATGACGACGACGCCCGCCTCGGCGCAAGCGGCCGACAACACGCTCGACCGCGTCCGCGCCAACAAGGTGCTGCGCATCGCCGTGCTGCCGGGCGAGCTGCCCTATTTCAACAAGGATCTTGCCACCGGCACCTGGTCGGGCTTCTCGATCGAGATGGCCAACGACATCGCCAAGCTGCTCGACGTGAAGCTCGAATATGTCGAGTCGACCTACGGCAATTCGGTGCTCGACCTGCAGGCCGGCAAGATCGATCTCGGCTTCGCCCTCAACCCGACGCCGCAGCGCGCGCTGGTCATCGACTTCTGCGGCACGGTGTTCCCGCATCCGTTCGGCGCCATGCTGAAGAAGGGCATGGAAGCGAAGACCTGGGCCGACATCAACAAGCCGGAAGTGAAGATCGCCGTCGACGTCGGCTCGGCCAACGAGGCGGTGGCGCGGCGCTTTGCTCCCAACGCCACGATCAAGTCGCTCAAGTCGCGCGACGAAGTGATGCTGGAGATGGCCTCGGGCCGCGTCGACGTCGTCGTCAACGCCCTGATCCTGGGCCTCACCGCAATCGCCAAGAACCCCAATCTCGGCTCCTACAAGATCCTGCAGTCGCCCTCGGTCGCGATCCCCTCCAGCATGGGCGTGCGCCGCGAGGCCGACAAGCGCTGGCGCGACTTCCTCGCGGTGTGGATCGACTACAACCGCGGCATCGGCCAGATGCGCGAATGGTTCGTCAAGGGCCTGGGGCTGGCCGGCGTCAAGGCCGAGGACGTGCCGGTCGAGGTGAATATCTAAGCGAAGCCACGCTCTCTCCCAGCGTCATTGCGAGGAGCGCAGCGACGAAGCAATCCAGGACCGTTCGTGCCGCCCTGGATTGCTTCGCGTCGCTCGCAATGACGGAGGCATTCGATGATGTATCGCCTCACGCCTTGTCGTACGTCATGCCGCGCTCGAAGCGGCGGCCCAGGAGCGTCGCCGGAAACAGGATCGCGAAATAGATCAGCGCGATGATGGTGTAGACCTCGAGCGGCCGATAGGTGTCGGCGTTGATCAGCGTCGCGTTGTAGACGAGATCGGGCACTGCGATCACCGACACCAGCGAGGTGTTCTTCAACTGCGTCACCGACTGGTTGACGTAGGGCGCCAGCATCGGCTTCAAGGCCTGTGGCAGGATCACGAGCCGCATCATCCGCCACGGACGCAGGCCGAGCGCGCGCGCCGCATCCCATTGCCCGCGTGGCACGCTCTCGATGCTGCCGCGCACGATCTCGGCATAGAACGCCCCGGCGTAGAGCGACAGCACGGTGACCGCGGCGACATGCGCCGGAATGTTGACGCCGATCACCACCGGGAACGCGTAATAGAACCAGATGATCTGCACCAGCAGCGGGGTGCAGCGGAACAGCTCGATATAGCCGATCAACAGCCAGTCGATCACGACCGGACGGCGCAGCCTGACGATGCCGACGACGAGCCCGATCACCGAGCCGAGCAGGATGGTGCCGAGCGTGTACGCCATGGTCCAGCCGAGCCCCAGCCAGAACAGATGGCTGTACTTGGCGAGGATGGCGAAATCCCAGGTATAGTTCATCGCAGCTCCGGCGTGACGCGGTCGCGGCCCCTCACAGATACCGGCTCGGAGCAAAGGCGGAGACGTCGAACGACGGCGCCTCGCCCGTGATCATCGCGGCGATCGCCGCGCCCGTGGCCGGCCCCGTGGTGAAGCCGATATGCTGATTGCCGAATGCAAGCCACAGGCCGGAATGGCGCGGCGCCGGCCCGATCATCGGCAGCGAATCCGGCAAGGTCGGCCGCGCGCCGCGCCATGGCTGGGCCACGGCCTCGCCGAACTCGACCACGCCGCGCGCCAGCGGGACCACCTGCTCGAGCTGGGCGAAATTCGACGGCGCATCGCGATCGGTCAGCTCGACGCCGGAGGTGACGCGCACGCCGTTCTCCATCGGCGTCATCAGGAAGCTGCCCTCGGCGTCGTGGATCGGACGGTACAGCATGCGCTCCGGATTGGGCGTGAACTCCTGGTGATAGCCGCGCTCGAACGCCATCGGCACCCGGTAGCCGAGCGACCTGAGAATGTCCGGCGACCAGGGACCGAGCGCAACCACGACATGACGGGCGCGAATCTCGCCGTCGCCGAGCACGACACGCCAGCCGTCCCCGTCGGACAGCACCGCCCTGATCTCGGACTGCCGCAGCACGCCGCCCGCGCCCTCGAACATCCGCGCGTAGGCTTTCGTCACATTGCCGGGCGAGTCGACCGACGCGGTCTGGCTATGCAGCAGTCCCACTTTGTAGACCGGCAGCATATTAGGCTCGAGCGCGGAAATGCCCTGGCGGTCGAGCAGCTCGCTCTTGATGCCGTATTCGGCCAGGAGAGCCTGCTCCGCCTTGGCCGCTCCGACAGCGTCGCTGCGCCACGCCTTGAGCCAGCCGGTCTCGCGGATCCGCTGCGGCTCGCCGGCGCGAACGATCCAGTCGCGATGCAGTTTCAGCGACGCGCCGATCAGGCCATGCAGCGCGGTGGCGCGCGGCTTGACGCGGGACTCCACGGCATTGGCGAGAAAGCGCAGCAC
It encodes the following:
- a CDS encoding ketopantoate reductase family protein, producing the protein MARNILILGASYGSLLGTKLLMAGHNVTLVCRKKTAELINRDGTEVRIKLRDDPAHRSIFSRDLPGKLDAATPDSVDLSRYDLVGLAMQEPQYTNHTIRVLMVKIAEAKLPCLSIMNMPPLPYLKRIPALANVDLDEAYTNPAVWERFTPGLVTLCSPDPQAFRPPEEAANVLHVGLPTNFKAAAFEDETHNALLRELERDIDAVRLDGQDVPVKLKVFDSLFVPLAKWSMLLTGNYRCITRGEPQAIRDAVHSNLAQSKSIYEHVDAIARKLGADPSDQVPFEKYAKAAESLLKPSSAARAVAAGAPFIERVDLLVKLISQQLGMPNPDIEQTVQTVDFKLNEKIVVGGSSAQ
- a CDS encoding transporter substrate-binding domain-containing protein, with the protein product MTTSDDQKISEDRRDALRYALAIGSGAALASAMTTTPASAQAADNTLDRVRANKVLRIAVLPGELPYFNKDLATGTWSGFSIEMANDIAKLLDVKLEYVESTYGNSVLDLQAGKIDLGFALNPTPQRALVIDFCGTVFPHPFGAMLKKGMEAKTWADINKPEVKIAVDVGSANEAVARRFAPNATIKSLKSRDEVMLEMASGRVDVVVNALILGLTAIAKNPNLGSYKILQSPSVAIPSSMGVRREADKRWRDFLAVWIDYNRGIGQMREWFVKGLGLAGVKAEDVPVEVNI
- a CDS encoding amino acid aminotransferase, encoding MFDRLTRQPEDPLLALIGIFKADPRADKVDLGVGVYRDEAGHSPIFRAVKAAERIIWESQDSKSYVAPEGDQLFLDLLWSLVGGPAPSVHAAGVQTPGGSGALRLAADLIRQAGTGKIWLGLPSWPNHAGIFAAAGLEVETYPYFDVPSQTLQLDRMLEALQRAAPGDAVLIHASCHNPTGAPLSTEDFARITAVMAARGLVPLIDSAYQGFGAGLEGDAAGLRAMVAAVPEALLAVSCSKSFGLYRERTGALYAVASAQAAAETARSNLVSIARTSYSMPPDHGSAIVKTILDTPDLYADWSSELETMRQRLAALRRSFAEALGGRWSNTIAIGVQEGMFSLLPVTPAEVMTLREKHGVYMPTSGRINIAGLKLADVARVAGLFKSL
- a CDS encoding amino acid ABC transporter permease, with product MNYTWDFAILAKYSHLFWLGLGWTMAYTLGTILLGSVIGLVVGIVRLRRPVVIDWLLIGYIELFRCTPLLVQIIWFYYAFPVVIGVNIPAHVAAVTVLSLYAGAFYAEIVRGSIESVPRGQWDAARALGLRPWRMMRLVILPQALKPMLAPYVNQSVTQLKNTSLVSVIAVPDLVYNATLINADTYRPLEVYTIIALIYFAILFPATLLGRRFERGMTYDKA
- a CDS encoding Na+-dependent transporter, producing MPSFGPLAFPLQALSWLGNQGTRAIVAVLLAAIAVPPLGELARPYVTQAIFLLLCISFMRVDVAMLTAHLRRPLLVVAATAWTTIAVPTLVGTIGRIAGVDATAPDLYLALMLQGTASPMMASPALAALMGLDATLVLITLVTSTALVPLTAPLFAYVFLGETLSLSPAALGLKLAAILAGALAAAAAIRLALGIATIRRHRAPIDGVNVLILFVFASAIMAHFLADLAASPFRMLGLALLAFTVFFLLLGTTMLLFRGAGRERAMALGMMVSLRNMGLMLAATEGAIPGTTWLYFAMSQFPIHLAPQLLRPLAERLRPRPLPSGGTDHGLINPASE
- a CDS encoding YitT family protein, with protein sequence MTEIVAQERHKLYEDAMALTLGTLFVSLGMLIYSKTVLLVGSTAGLSLLLSYISGYGFGVSFFLINLPFYALAVRRMGWPFTIRTFVAVGLVALFSRLTTSWIDISHIDPIYATVIGAGLTGTGLLMLFRHRTGLGGINILALYLQEHWKIRAGYFQLAVDFLIMIAAFFVIPVNRLALSILGIVIVNVIIAINHKPGRYMALS